Proteins encoded by one window of Thermodesulfobacteriota bacterium:
- a CDS encoding DUF2232 domain-containing protein yields PGALAAAGGAVAVLYVLTGPVGAAVYASQFAAGGCALGMMLRARARPEVAVGSYALLSTAAFWASLAVLASRAGTGPLAYLGETLEQAVQQAGSFLLQGEADAEATLAVQNWAEQTGRMLSLAFPGLYTVLALLTGWANAVLARRVTGDDARQSWSRWRAPESWIWGLIGSGLLALLAGGALGTAALNVFVAALGVYFLQGFAVVHHLFSARGFPRVFRALAYALLFVQLPLMLAVAGLGAFDLWFDFRARWAPRPPEQGLHT; encoded by the coding sequence TGCCGGGCGCCCTGGCCGCTGCGGGGGGCGCCGTGGCGGTGCTCTACGTCCTCACGGGGCCCGTGGGAGCGGCGGTCTATGCGTCCCAGTTCGCCGCGGGCGGGTGCGCCCTGGGAATGATGCTCCGGGCGCGAGCTCGTCCCGAGGTGGCCGTGGGGAGCTATGCGCTGCTCTCCACCGCGGCCTTCTGGGCTTCTTTGGCTGTGCTGGCGTCCCGAGCAGGCACGGGGCCCCTGGCCTATCTGGGAGAGACCCTGGAGCAGGCCGTGCAGCAGGCGGGGTCCTTTCTGCTCCAGGGAGAGGCCGACGCCGAGGCGACACTGGCGGTCCAGAACTGGGCCGAGCAGACCGGCAGGATGCTGTCCCTCGCGTTCCCCGGACTCTACACGGTCCTGGCGCTGCTCACCGGGTGGGCCAACGCCGTCCTCGCCCGGCGGGTCACGGGGGACGACGCCCGGCAGAGCTGGTCTCGCTGGCGCGCCCCGGAAAGCTGGATCTGGGGGCTCATCGGATCGGGGCTTCTCGCGCTGCTGGCCGGGGGCGCGCTCGGCACCGCCGCATTGAACGTGTTCGTCGCGGCTCTGGGGGTGTACTTCCTCCAGGGTTTCGCGGTGGTGCACCACCTGTTTTCCGCGCGAGGGTTCCCCCGGGTCTTTCGGGCGTTGGCCTACGCGCTGCTGTTCGTGCAGCTGCCGTTGATGCTCGCGGTGGCCGGCCTGGGGGCGTTCGACCTGTGGTTCGACTTTCGGGCTCGCTGGGCGCCCCGCCCCCCCGAGCAGGGTCTTCACACGTGA
- the rplI gene encoding 50S ribosomal protein L9 produces the protein MKVILKESVENLGTVGDVVAVKDGYARNYLVPRGLAMLADPRNVKALEHQKKALEKKRLREVSKAEELAAALAGVRLVFRRKASEQEQLFGSVTHLDVEAALAEKGFAVSRKQVALDHPIKALGEFPVTLRLPGNVKAKVTVVVEKEGEA, from the coding sequence ATGAAAGTCATCCTCAAGGAATCGGTCGAGAATCTGGGAACCGTAGGCGACGTGGTCGCCGTCAAGGACGGGTACGCCCGCAACTACCTGGTCCCCCGGGGACTGGCGATGCTGGCCGATCCGCGCAACGTCAAGGCCCTGGAGCACCAGAAGAAGGCCCTCGAGAAGAAGCGCCTGCGCGAGGTCTCGAAGGCCGAGGAGCTGGCGGCAGCCCTGGCCGGGGTACGCCTGGTCTTTCGCCGAAAGGCCTCGGAGCAGGAGCAGCTCTTCGGGTCGGTTACCCACCTCGACGTCGAGGCGGCCTTGGCGGAGAAGGGCTTTGCCGTGAGCCGCAAGCAGGTGGCCCTGGACCATCCCATCAAGGCCCTGGGAGAGTTCCCGGTAACCCTGAGGCTTCCGGGCAACGTCAAGGCCAAGGTTACCGTGGTCGTGGAGAAGGAGGGGGAGGCGTAG
- the dnaB gene encoding replicative DNA helicase, with protein MSAEELGTLQRVPPHSLEAEAGVLGAVLLNNEVLSHITEILDREDFYRTGHRLLYEIMLELYDRGSPIDLVTATEALRQRGLLEKAGGAAHLASLTNQVPSVENAVHYARIVRERSILRKLIWVSTEIASEGYGSGGEVEDYLDRAEQAIFEVTARKVRPSFTRVKDILKDTFAKIEELYEKKDLVTGVPTGYHDLDQLTAGLQPSDLIIIAGRPGMGKTSFILNIAQYAAVEAGTPVAFFSLEMSKEQLVMRLLCAEARIDSHRLRRGMLRDSDWPKLTRAAGTLAEAPIYIDDTPGITTLDLRAKSRRLKSEANLGLVVVDYLQLMRGRGSYDVREQEISEISRSLKGLAKELSVPVVALSQLNRGVESRADKRPLISDLRESGAIEQDADVIMFIYRDEVYDKESADKGIAEIIVGKQRHGPTDSVRLAFLSEFTAFENLARGYEQ; from the coding sequence ATGTCCGCCGAGGAGCTCGGAACCCTCCAGCGCGTTCCCCCCCACAGCCTGGAGGCGGAGGCCGGCGTCCTGGGCGCGGTCCTCCTCAACAACGAGGTCCTGTCCCACATCACCGAGATCCTGGACCGGGAGGACTTCTACCGCACGGGCCACAGGCTCCTGTACGAGATCATGCTCGAGCTCTACGACCGGGGCTCGCCCATCGACCTCGTCACCGCCACGGAGGCTCTGCGGCAGCGAGGTCTCCTGGAAAAGGCCGGAGGGGCCGCGCACCTGGCCAGCCTCACCAACCAGGTGCCGTCGGTGGAAAACGCCGTGCACTACGCCCGGATCGTCCGGGAACGCTCGATCCTGCGAAAGCTCATCTGGGTGTCCACGGAGATCGCGAGCGAGGGCTACGGATCGGGCGGGGAGGTGGAGGACTACCTGGACCGGGCGGAGCAGGCCATCTTCGAGGTCACGGCCCGCAAGGTCCGCCCCTCGTTTACCCGGGTCAAGGACATCCTCAAGGACACCTTCGCAAAGATCGAGGAGCTCTACGAGAAGAAGGACCTGGTGACGGGGGTTCCCACCGGGTACCACGACCTGGACCAGCTCACCGCCGGCCTCCAGCCTTCGGACCTCATCATCATTGCGGGCCGGCCGGGGATGGGCAAGACCTCCTTCATCCTCAACATCGCCCAGTACGCCGCCGTGGAGGCGGGCACGCCGGTTGCGTTCTTCAGCCTCGAGATGAGCAAGGAGCAGCTGGTGATGCGGCTGCTGTGCGCCGAGGCCCGCATCGACTCCCACCGCCTGCGGCGGGGGATGCTCCGCGATTCGGACTGGCCCAAGCTGACCCGGGCCGCCGGCACCCTGGCCGAAGCCCCCATCTACATCGACGACACTCCCGGCATCACCACGCTCGACCTGCGGGCCAAGTCGCGCAGGCTCAAGAGCGAGGCAAACCTCGGCCTCGTCGTCGTGGACTACCTCCAGCTCATGCGGGGGCGGGGCTCGTACGACGTGCGCGAGCAGGAGATCAGCGAGATCTCCCGCTCCCTCAAGGGCCTCGCCAAGGAGCTCTCCGTCCCCGTGGTGGCGCTCTCCCAGCTCAACCGCGGCGTCGAGTCCCGGGCCGACAAGCGCCCCCTGATCTCCGACCTGCGGGAATCCGGGGCCATCGAACAGGACGCCGACGTCATCATGTTCATCTACCGGGACGAGGTATACGACAAGGAGAGCGCCGACAAGGGGATCGCCGAGATCATCGTGGGCAAGCAGCGCCACGGCCCCACCGACTCGGTGCGGCTGGCGTTCCTGAGCGAGTTCACCGCCTTCGAGAACCTCGCGCGGGGCTACGAGCAGTAG
- the tatA gene encoding twin-arginine translocase TatA/TatE family subunit, translated as MFGMPGGSEWLIILVIVLVVFGGKKIPELMGGLGKGIKSFKKAINEPDAIDVTPEKPEEIAAKTEKKEAKDA; from the coding sequence ATGTTCGGCATGCCGGGCGGCAGTGAGTGGCTGATCATCCTGGTCATCGTGCTCGTGGTCTTCGGGGGCAAGAAGATCCCCGAGCTCATGGGCGGCCTCGGGAAGGGCATCAAGAGCTTCAAGAAGGCCATAAACGAACCCGACGCCATCGACGTGACCCCGGAAAAACCAGAAGAGATCGCCGCGAAGACGGAGAAGAAGGAAGCCAAGGACGCCTGA
- a CDS encoding PAS domain-containing protein, whose amino-acid sequence MRRVCAWCGGELEPGGNPADPVVTHGICPSCSDHFFGDPDLPPLRRFLDRLEAPVLLVDGEGAVLTANRAARELLGKSLPEIEGHRSGDVMECARARLPGGCGRTEHCRACAIRIAVSETFATGVSREGLCAVEGAGTFGASGSSVVRISTERVGGTVLLRIDEMGPAGGPPPAGR is encoded by the coding sequence ATGCGCAGGGTGTGTGCGTGGTGCGGGGGAGAGCTGGAGCCGGGCGGCAACCCCGCCGACCCGGTGGTGACCCACGGGATCTGCCCCTCGTGCAGCGACCACTTCTTCGGCGACCCGGATCTGCCGCCCCTGCGGCGCTTCCTGGATCGCCTGGAGGCCCCGGTGCTCCTGGTGGACGGGGAGGGAGCGGTGCTCACGGCCAACCGTGCGGCGCGCGAGCTCCTGGGCAAGTCGCTCCCCGAGATCGAGGGGCACCGGAGCGGGGACGTGATGGAGTGCGCCCGGGCGCGGCTGCCCGGCGGCTGCGGCCGCACCGAGCACTGCAGGGCCTGTGCGATCCGCATCGCGGTGTCCGAGACCTTTGCCACCGGGGTGTCCCGGGAGGGGCTCTGCGCCGTGGAGGGGGCCGGGACCTTCGGAGCCAGCGGCTCCTCCGTGGTGCGGATCTCCACCGAGCGGGTCGGAGGGACCGTCCTTTTGCGCATCGACGAGATGGGGCCCGCCGGAGGGCCCCCGCCGGCGGGGAGGTAA
- a CDS encoding ATP-binding cassette domain-containing protein, whose product MLDALDLTKGYGGQTVLDGASFQLGEGERVALVGPNGAGKTTLLRILAGEERPDEGEVRRRRGLEVGYLRQEAEPVSDRPLLAYVEDVAQDVRFLEGELRELEDRLEGGQADPRLLERYGHLQARFEHLGGYALRARAERILAGLGFRSEDFVQPLAVFSGGWRMRAALARILLREPDLVLLDEPTNHLDIVSLEWLEAHLQESPSAFLVVSHDVAFLDRVVQGVLALEAGRLVRTRGGFAQYQAERRLREEQARAAFENWQRRRAQTEAFADRFRYKATKARQVQSRLRQLERQDAPPPVAPPPAALSLHLPQPERSGRTAVILEGVDAGYPGKPVYRGLSFRIARGEKVALIGPNGAGKSTLLKLLAGALPPLEGRVEYGHRVTLSYFAQHQLEQLDPHRTVLEEMQRLPGLRSELELRTVLGAFLFSGDAVEKRVSVLSGGEKSRLVLAKLLSDPGNFFLLDEPTNHLDLQACEVLKQALQAFTGTLCLITHDRDLINRVATRVVYVEGGTLREYLGNFDDFLARRAAEVPATSAAPAAGAARPAAGPAGPRGDEGRPARRDLRRLEAEQRARVRRETGPLRAEVARLEEEIAAAEGRLEAVEASLADPATYADPERAAALARERSELIRQVAELTPGWEAAATELEQRERELRAEGGSRG is encoded by the coding sequence GTGCTCGACGCGCTAGACCTCACCAAGGGCTACGGCGGCCAGACGGTACTGGACGGCGCCTCCTTCCAGCTGGGAGAGGGCGAGCGGGTGGCCCTGGTGGGGCCCAATGGGGCGGGTAAGACCACACTACTGCGGATCCTGGCGGGGGAGGAGCGGCCCGACGAGGGAGAAGTGCGCCGCCGGCGGGGCCTGGAGGTTGGGTACCTGCGCCAGGAAGCGGAGCCCGTCTCCGACCGACCGCTGCTGGCCTACGTGGAGGACGTGGCCCAGGACGTGCGGTTCCTGGAGGGGGAGCTGCGGGAGTTGGAAGACCGTCTGGAAGGCGGCCAGGCGGACCCCCGGCTCCTGGAGCGGTACGGCCACCTCCAGGCCCGCTTCGAGCACCTGGGCGGGTACGCCCTGCGCGCTCGGGCCGAGCGGATCCTCGCCGGCCTCGGCTTTCGGTCGGAGGATTTCGTCCAGCCCCTGGCGGTCTTTTCCGGGGGGTGGCGGATGCGGGCCGCCCTGGCCCGGATTCTGCTTCGGGAGCCCGACCTGGTGCTCCTGGACGAGCCCACCAATCACCTCGACATCGTGAGCCTGGAGTGGCTCGAGGCGCACCTCCAGGAGAGCCCCAGCGCCTTTCTGGTGGTCAGCCACGACGTGGCGTTCCTGGACCGGGTGGTGCAGGGGGTGCTGGCCCTGGAGGCCGGGCGCCTGGTGCGCACCCGGGGAGGCTTCGCCCAGTACCAGGCCGAGCGGCGTCTCCGGGAAGAGCAGGCCCGGGCGGCCTTCGAGAACTGGCAGCGCAGGCGGGCCCAGACCGAGGCGTTTGCCGACCGGTTCCGCTACAAGGCCACCAAGGCCCGCCAGGTGCAGTCGCGACTGCGCCAGCTGGAGAGACAGGACGCCCCGCCGCCCGTGGCGCCCCCTCCGGCGGCCCTGAGCCTGCACCTTCCCCAGCCCGAACGCTCGGGACGCACCGCGGTGATCTTGGAGGGCGTGGACGCGGGCTATCCGGGAAAGCCCGTCTATCGGGGGCTCTCATTTCGGATCGCCCGGGGGGAAAAGGTCGCCCTCATCGGGCCCAACGGCGCGGGAAAGTCCACCCTCCTGAAGCTCCTGGCCGGGGCGCTGCCGCCCCTGGAGGGCCGGGTGGAGTACGGCCACCGGGTCACCCTGAGCTACTTCGCCCAGCACCAACTCGAGCAACTCGACCCCCACCGCACGGTCCTCGAGGAGATGCAGCGCCTGCCCGGCCTTCGCAGCGAACTCGAGCTGCGCACCGTGCTGGGCGCCTTCCTCTTCTCGGGCGACGCCGTGGAGAAGCGGGTGTCGGTGCTCTCCGGGGGGGAGAAGAGCCGTCTCGTGCTGGCCAAGCTCCTCAGCGACCCGGGCAACTTCTTCCTCCTCGACGAGCCGACCAACCACCTGGACCTCCAGGCGTGCGAGGTCCTCAAACAGGCGCTCCAGGCGTTTACCGGAACCCTGTGCCTCATCACCCACGATCGGGACCTCATCAACCGGGTGGCCACGAGGGTGGTGTACGTGGAGGGTGGGACCCTGCGGGAGTACCTGGGGAATTTCGACGACTTCCTGGCCCGGCGGGCCGCGGAGGTCCCGGCGACGTCTGCGGCCCCCGCGGCCGGTGCTGCACGGCCGGCTGCCGGGCCGGCCGGGCCCCGGGGGGACGAGGGCCGGCCGGCGCGCAGGGATCTGCGCCGCCTGGAAGCCGAGCAGCGGGCCAGGGTGCGCCGGGAGACCGGGCCCCTGCGGGCTGAGGTCGCCCGCCTGGAGGAGGAGATCGCCGCCGCGGAAGGCCGGCTGGAGGCGGTGGAAGCCTCCCTTGCCGACCCGGCCACCTATGCCGACCCCGAGCGGGCCGCCGCGCTGGCCCGGGAGCGGTCGGAGCTGATCCGGCAGGTCGCGGAGCTCACCCCCGGGTGGGAGGCTGCGGCCACGGAGCTCGAACAACGGGAACGGGAGCTTCGGGCGGAGGGCGGGTCCCGGGGGTGA
- a CDS encoding TMEM165/GDT1 family protein, with amino-acid sequence MEWKTILATFGLVFLAELGDKTQLATLSFAAGGKHPGSVFLGASLALVLTSLLAVLLGGVLGAWLPRNWVRLGAGAFFIAAGVLILLNRG; translated from the coding sequence ATGGAATGGAAGACGATCCTCGCAACCTTTGGATTGGTGTTCCTCGCTGAGCTCGGAGACAAGACCCAGCTCGCCACCCTGAGCTTTGCGGCCGGAGGCAAACACCCGGGCTCGGTGTTTCTGGGAGCGTCGCTCGCGCTCGTGCTCACGAGCCTCCTGGCGGTGCTCCTGGGCGGCGTGCTGGGGGCGTGGCTCCCCCGCAACTGGGTCCGGCTGGGGGCGGGCGCCTTCTTCATCGCCGCGGGGGTCCTGATCCTCCTGAACCGGGGGTAG
- a CDS encoding FxsA family protein, with protein sequence MFARLVLLFTVIPALELYLLVEIGSRIGTLNTVLLIVATGVVGAHYARLQGFEVVRRLQESLGQGRAPAGEILDGAMLLLGGALLLTPGVLTDAVGFSLLFPPTRAAWKRVFARWLRRRIERGEIVVRRW encoded by the coding sequence GTGTTCGCCCGACTGGTCTTGCTCTTTACCGTGATTCCGGCCCTGGAGCTCTATCTGCTCGTCGAGATCGGGTCTCGCATTGGAACCTTGAACACCGTGCTCCTCATCGTCGCCACGGGCGTCGTGGGCGCCCACTATGCCCGGCTCCAGGGGTTCGAGGTGGTGCGGCGTCTCCAGGAGAGCCTCGGGCAAGGGCGCGCGCCGGCCGGGGAGATCCTGGACGGGGCCATGCTCCTGCTCGGCGGGGCCCTCCTCCTGACCCCCGGAGTCCTCACCGATGCCGTGGGCTTCTCCCTCCTCTTCCCCCCGACCCGGGCCGCCTGGAAGCGGGTCTTCGCCCGGTGGCTTCGCCGCAGGATCGAGCGGGGTGAGATCGTGGTACGCCGGTGGTAG
- a CDS encoding NAD(P)-dependent oxidoreductase: MTRIGFLGLGLMGSAMARNLLKAGFDVVVWNRSAQRCQPLVATGAKQGRTPREVVQGCPVTCAMVSDPSAAGELCFGESGVLEAMGPGKTYVDFSTVDPDTSRRIGAAVAARGGRFLEAPVSGSRKPAEEGTLVILAAGDRGAYEEMGVAFRALARKTLYLGETGRGAAMKLAVNLVMGEMMVALCEGLALAEKAGLAPEDLLDVLGAGALANPLFALKGPKMLQGNFEAAFPLRHAQKDLRLALGLGDLLAQPLPAGAAANECFKAARSLGAGGEDFSAVYRAVKAAAAAPGPPLGA, encoded by the coding sequence ATGACCCGCATCGGCTTCCTCGGCCTGGGCCTCATGGGCAGCGCCATGGCCCGGAATCTCCTCAAGGCCGGCTTCGACGTCGTCGTCTGGAATCGCAGCGCCCAGCGTTGCCAACCCCTGGTGGCCACGGGCGCCAAGCAGGGCCGGACCCCCCGGGAGGTGGTGCAGGGCTGCCCGGTCACCTGCGCCATGGTCTCGGACCCATCGGCCGCGGGGGAGCTGTGCTTTGGCGAGTCCGGCGTGCTCGAGGCCATGGGCCCGGGCAAGACCTACGTGGACTTCTCCACGGTCGACCCCGACACCTCTCGCCGCATCGGCGCCGCGGTGGCCGCCCGGGGAGGCCGCTTCCTCGAAGCCCCCGTTTCAGGGAGCCGAAAGCCCGCCGAGGAAGGGACCCTGGTCATTCTGGCTGCAGGCGACCGGGGTGCGTACGAGGAGATGGGGGTCGCGTTCCGGGCGCTGGCCAGGAAGACCCTCTACCTCGGGGAGACCGGCCGCGGGGCCGCCATGAAGCTCGCGGTGAACCTGGTCATGGGGGAGATGATGGTGGCGCTGTGCGAAGGCCTGGCACTGGCGGAGAAGGCAGGTTTGGCCCCCGAAGACCTCCTGGACGTGCTCGGGGCCGGGGCACTGGCCAACCCCCTCTTCGCCCTGAAGGGTCCGAAGATGCTCCAGGGAAACTTCGAGGCCGCCTTCCCCCTCAGGCACGCCCAGAAGGACCTTCGCCTCGCGCTCGGCCTGGGGGATCTCCTGGCCCAGCCCCTGCCGGCGGGTGCGGCAGCCAACGAATGCTTCAAGGCCGCCCGCAGCCTGGGGGCGGGTGGCGAGGACTTCTCGGCGGTGTACCGCGCCGTGAAGGCTGCGGCGGCGGCCCCGGGGCCGCCCCTCGGAGCTTGA
- a CDS encoding menaquinol oxidoreductase — protein sequence MREGDKAGAREPGSEARARIQQWQAQATRPLWPLVAFAAVSLWAVSDFPYLPSIPDEWNEVLGRPPPLSWVNAAFVLYLFSALILGLTRMGTPVKPASGFAHVGYLAAFYGFYHIGGGLEDNVWAVLVGGFAVLALEWYRGWLFCRQKIREEQEGTPPFPPDA from the coding sequence GTGCGAGAAGGTGACAAGGCAGGCGCCCGGGAACCCGGGAGTGAGGCAAGGGCGCGCATCCAGCAGTGGCAGGCTCAGGCAACCCGCCCCTTGTGGCCGCTCGTGGCGTTTGCCGCCGTGAGCCTGTGGGCCGTGTCGGACTTCCCCTATCTCCCCAGCATCCCCGACGAGTGGAACGAAGTGCTCGGGAGGCCGCCGCCCCTCTCCTGGGTCAACGCCGCGTTCGTCCTCTATCTCTTCTCGGCCCTCATCCTCGGGCTGACCCGCATGGGAACCCCGGTCAAGCCTGCCTCCGGGTTCGCCCACGTGGGGTACCTGGCGGCATTCTACGGTTTCTACCACATCGGAGGAGGGCTCGAGGACAACGTCTGGGCGGTCCTCGTGGGCGGCTTCGCCGTGCTGGCCCTGGAGTGGTACCGGGGGTGGCTCTTCTGCCGGCAGAAGATCCGGGAAGAGCAGGAGGGCACGCCGCCCTTCCCGCCCGACGCGTGA
- a CDS encoding cytochrome b/b6 domain-containing protein, translating to MQLARHVYLTPTPVRIWHWLNAFGIVTLCLTGAEIRFPEYAPILGNYKAAVRVHNAAGVVVAVSYALWFLYYAFVARSLVKLYVPTVQDLKRGMIRQAFYYFFYYFLGTRPNPHHATPEDKFNPLQKTAYAAVMFLFTPLVIVTGLLLMNVDPLRELVVMAGGLTLLTAAHWLLACVFCAFLIAHVYLATLGHTPFAHFKPMWTGWEEVEEHDDSKHRSAA from the coding sequence ATGCAACTCGCAAGGCACGTCTACCTGACCCCCACTCCCGTGCGGATCTGGCACTGGCTCAACGCATTCGGGATCGTGACCCTGTGCCTGACCGGCGCCGAGATCCGCTTTCCCGAGTACGCCCCCATCCTGGGCAACTACAAGGCAGCCGTTCGGGTCCACAACGCCGCAGGGGTGGTCGTTGCCGTCTCGTACGCCCTGTGGTTCCTGTACTACGCATTCGTGGCCCGCAGCCTGGTGAAGCTGTACGTGCCCACGGTGCAGGACCTGAAGCGGGGAATGATCCGGCAGGCCTTCTACTACTTCTTCTACTACTTCCTGGGGACACGGCCGAATCCCCACCATGCCACACCGGAGGACAAGTTCAATCCCCTCCAGAAGACGGCCTATGCCGCCGTGATGTTCCTCTTCACTCCTCTGGTCATCGTCACGGGGTTGCTCCTGATGAACGTGGACCCCCTGCGGGAGCTGGTGGTGATGGCCGGGGGGCTCACGCTGCTCACGGCGGCCCACTGGCTGCTGGCGTGCGTCTTCTGCGCCTTCCTCATTGCCCACGTCTACCTGGCAACCCTCGGGCACACCCCCTTTGCCCACTTCAAGCCGATGTGGACGGGTTGGGAGGAAGTGGAGGAGCACGACGACTCGAAGCACCGGAGCGCAGCCTGA
- a CDS encoding cytochrome c3 family protein, producing the protein MNAKGVLGWLSLPLAVAGLLGLVAAGPGHADEACQGCHADVSIMVGGKGFLYIDPVQYGRTAHADVGCASCHDSVTPAHPEDKLRPSRAGCGECHDDVEAEYEASVHGPNAGCADCHNPHEVRALVATSGTEMNRMCTGCHAEADMVQSHGTWLVQTQLHLSALPCITCHTGSEEYVITFYLEKVEERTGRSPRVTLATASDLARWLGNRPVEKVLDGDGDGVVTVRELKTFNTAARREGLRLWGMMTPEKASHRFETLDNRWDCTFCHASGPGALQQSFVAIPDGLGTYRRVEVQRGAILEALYGMPDLYLVGASRDRTLTIIGLVIAASGLAMPLGHGTLRLLTRKNRREG; encoded by the coding sequence GTGAATGCAAAGGGAGTGCTCGGGTGGTTGTCCTTGCCTCTGGCTGTTGCGGGCCTGCTGGGTTTGGTCGCTGCGGGGCCCGGCCACGCCGACGAGGCGTGCCAGGGCTGTCACGCGGACGTGTCGATCATGGTGGGAGGAAAGGGGTTCCTGTACATCGACCCGGTGCAATACGGGCGCACGGCCCACGCGGACGTGGGCTGCGCGTCCTGCCACGACTCGGTCACCCCCGCGCACCCGGAGGACAAGCTGCGCCCCTCCCGGGCCGGGTGTGGTGAGTGCCACGACGACGTGGAGGCGGAGTACGAGGCCAGCGTCCACGGCCCCAATGCCGGGTGTGCCGACTGCCACAATCCCCACGAGGTAAGGGCGTTGGTGGCTACCTCCGGTACCGAGATGAACCGGATGTGCACCGGCTGCCACGCGGAAGCCGACATGGTGCAGTCCCACGGTACGTGGCTGGTGCAGACCCAGCTCCATCTGAGTGCGCTGCCCTGCATCACCTGCCACACGGGGTCCGAGGAGTACGTGATCACCTTCTACCTCGAAAAGGTGGAGGAGCGCACCGGCCGCAGTCCGCGGGTGACCCTGGCGACGGCCTCCGATCTCGCACGCTGGCTGGGGAACCGGCCGGTGGAGAAGGTGCTCGACGGCGACGGCGACGGGGTGGTCACGGTGCGGGAGCTCAAGACCTTCAATACGGCGGCGCGCCGCGAGGGGCTTCGCCTGTGGGGAATGATGACGCCCGAGAAGGCCAGCCACCGCTTCGAAACCCTCGACAACCGGTGGGATTGCACCTTCTGTCACGCCTCGGGCCCGGGCGCGCTCCAACAGAGTTTCGTGGCGATCCCCGACGGACTGGGTACGTACCGGAGGGTCGAGGTGCAACGGGGTGCCATCCTCGAAGCCCTGTACGGCATGCCCGATCTCTACCTCGTGGGGGCGAGCCGTGACCGGACCCTGACCATCATCGGACTCGTGATCGCGGCCTCCGGGTTGGCAATGCCGCTCGGGCACGGTACCCTGCGGCTGCTCACCCGAAAGAACCGAAGGGAGGGCTGA
- a CDS encoding response regulator, whose amino-acid sequence MLGLLIADDDAGSRMRLAEMLREEGYDVATTHSAALAIEGVLKDLARVVILGGSVDGLSVTQLLPVLKKCKADLKVIIASEEPPLEVVRRLRREGIFYYLVKPLGSEDGDEVRQVVQCAFEQAKEQHHAPCGG is encoded by the coding sequence ATGTTGGGACTGCTGATTGCCGACGACGACGCCGGTTCCCGCATGCGGTTGGCCGAGATGCTTCGGGAGGAAGGGTATGACGTGGCGACGACCCACTCGGCGGCCCTCGCGATCGAGGGGGTGCTCAAGGACCTGGCCCGGGTCGTCATCCTCGGGGGCAGCGTAGACGGGCTCTCCGTGACCCAGCTCCTGCCGGTGCTCAAGAAGTGCAAGGCCGATCTCAAGGTGATCATCGCCAGCGAGGAACCGCCCCTGGAGGTGGTGCGGCGCCTGCGGCGGGAGGGGATCTTCTACTACCTGGTCAAACCCCTGGGCTCGGAGGACGGGGACGAGGTGCGGCAGGTCGTGCAGTGCGCCTTCGAGCAAGCCAAGGAACAACACCACGCCCCCTGCGGGGGCTGA